Part of the Streptomyces sp. NBC_01217 genome, AGGCTGCTCAGGCAACCGCGGCCACCGACTTGGTGACGTTGGGCGAAGGCGACGGGCAGATCACCCTGCAGTGGCGGGGCGGGCTTCCCGCTCCGAAGCTCGACGGCACACGTGCCACGTACATCAACGCCGTGCCGGGTGCGGACGTGGTCGTCGAGGCGACCCGTGTCGGGTTCGAGCAGTTCGTGGAAGTGAAGAGCAAGCCCGCAGCCGGCTTCTCCTACACGCTTCCGCTTCGGTCCAAAGGGCTGAAGGTCGAGCAGCAGAAGGACGGCAGCCTGCTCTTCACCGACAAGAAGTCGAAGAAGACCGCGGTCATGCCGGCCCCCGTCATGTGGGACGCGAGCGTGGACAAGGTCTCGGGTGAGCACACCCGGCGAGCCCGCGTCGCGATGAAGGTCGTCAAGGCCAAGGGCGGTGTGGACCTGGTCGTCACGCCGGATGCGCAGTTCCTGGCCGATCCGGAGACGAAGTACCCGGTCACGGTCGACCCCTCGACGTCGTCGCTGGGGAACCTGTTCGACACGTATGTGCAGCAGGGTGAGACCGTCGACTGGTCGTCCGACACCGAGCTCGACCTCGGTAATCCGGGTACTACGAACCCGGACGGCACGCCGCGCACGGCGCGTTCTTTCATCACGTGGAACACGGCGCCGATCTCCGACGCGCTGGTGTCGAGCGCAAAGCTGAGCCTGTGGAACTTCCACTCCGGCAACACCACGTGCACCGCCCAGCCCTGGGAGGTGGGGTCGGCCGGCAAGGCGTCCACCGCCTCGCGCTGGACCGCGCAGCCGGCCTGGACAGCGACGAAGGCCACCTCCACCGAAACCAAGGGCAACCCCGCCTGCACCTCGGCTGCTGACGGCTGGATCAACGCCGACGTCACCACCCTCGTGCAGGAGTGGGCCTCGGCGAAGAACTCCACCTCAGGCATGGGCCTGCGTGCCGCCAGCGAGACGGTGACCGCGCAGTGGAAGCGGGTCAACTCCGCCAACAACGCGGCCAACCCGCCGAAGCTGGTGGTCAACTACAACTACCGTCCGCGTACCGGAACCAAGCAGGAGGCCGGTCCGCCGTACTTCTCCTACGGCGGTGCCTACACGGTCAACACCGTGACGCCGACGCTGCGCGACACGTTCGTGGATGCTGACGGTGACAAGGTCAACGGCACCTTCCAGATCTTCGACAACGTCACTAACACGCAGGTCGGCGACGTCATCGTGTCGAAGTACGTGCCCTCCGGGCAGGTCGCCTCTGTGACCGTGCCGGCCGGGGTGCTGACCAACGGCAAGACGTACAAGTTCCGCACCTCGCCGTATGACGGGGCGCACTACAACGTCGGCTGGTCGGCGTGGAAGACCTTCACGGTCGACACGGCGGCGCCGTCCGCTCCGGGCGCGATCTCATCGACGGATTACCCCTCGTCCGCGTGGGTCAAGGGCGTTGGCCAGGCCGGGGTGTTCAACGTGACCCCGCCGGCTGCGGACCACAACTGGCTGGAGTGGTCGCTGGACGGTGTGACCTGGACCAAGGTCGCGACCGGCGGCGCCTCCGGTGCGAAGGCGATATCTCTCGCCCCGCCCAAGGACGGCACTCACACGCTGCAGGTGCGGGCGGTGGACAAGGCTGACAACAAGTCCGAGGCGGTGGAGTACACCTTCCACGCCGGCCCCGGCGGCTTCGTCCAGCCTGCCGAGGGTGAGCGCACCGCTCGCCGTCTGCCGCTGGTTGCCGAGGCCGACGGTGGCAAGTACGACCAGGTGTCGTTCTCCTGGCGGCGTTCGGAGGCCGATGCGTGGGTGAAGATCCCCGCGGGTGACGTCACTTCCGGCGGCACTGCGGTGACGGCCTGGCCGGTGCCCCTGACCGGCGGCAAGAACGCGCCCTTGGTCTGGAACACCACCGACACTGTCAATCCGGACGGCACAGTCCAGATCAAGGCCGACTTCACCGGCCCGAACTCCGCCGCCGGGTCGACCCAGCCGCTGACTGCGGTCGTCGACCGCAACGCGAGCGGCGCCGCGGCCGAGGACGTGGGCCCGGGCTCAGTGAACCTGCTGACGGGCGACTACACCCTCTCAGCCACTGACACCTCAGCCTTCGGCTTGACGGTCTCCCGCACGGCCTCCTCGCGGGACCCGCAGAAGGGCGGCAGCCAGGAGGGCCAGGCGCCGATCTTCGGCAAGGAATGGGTTTCCGGCACCGTCGCCGAGGCAACCGAGTCGGACTACTCCCACATCCGCAAGATCTCCGACACCGCCATTGACGTGGTGCTCTCGGAGGGTGATGCCATCCACTTCACCGCCAACTCGGCGAAGAGCGGCTGGATTCCGGAGCCCGGGTCCGAGGACCTGACGCTCACGGGCAGCGTCAGCGGATCGTTCACCCTCACCGACACCAGCGGGACGGTCACCGAGTTCACCAAGCCCGACCCGGCCGTGGCGACCTGGCAGGTCTCCAGCACCCTGCTGGACGGCCTGACCAACTCCACCACCACAGTGGTCTCCGAGGCCGTGACTGTGGACGGCAAGGAACTGTCCCGCCCCAAGCGGGTCATCGCGCCGACCTCCGCCGCGAGTGCCGCCACCTGCACCGCAACGCCCGCAACAAAGGGCTGCCGGGTAGTGGAGTTCGTGTATGCGACCTCCACCACCGCCACCGCCTCCGCCTTCGGCGACTTCACCGGTCAGGTGAAGGAGATCCGGATGTGGTCCACCGAGCCGGCCGCGGCCGCGGCCACGTCCAAGGTCGTGCAGTCCTACGCCTACGACACGGACGGCCGTCTGCGTCAGGAGTGGGCCTCGCAGATCAGCCCAGCGCTGAAGACCGAGTACACCTACGACACGGCGGGCCGGGTCACGGGCCAGACCTCGGCCGGTGAGCTGCCCTGGACCTTCACGTACGGCAAGGCCGGCAGCGCGGCCACCGCCGGCGACGGCATGCTGCTGAAGGCATCCCGCTCCGGCCTGAAGCAGGGCACTGCGGATGTCGAGGAAGGCACCTCTGCCACCTCGGTCGTCTACGACGTGCCGCTGACCGGCACGAAGGCCCCATATGCAATGGGCGCAACCAATGTGAAGGACTGGGGCCAGACGGACACCCCGACCGACGCGGCCGCGGTCTTCCCCGCAGACGCGGTGCCCGGCGCGCACTCCGGTGACGCGCTGACCGCCTCCGACTACACCCGCGCCGATGTCACTTACATGGGTGTCTCGGGGCGTTCGGTCAACGCCGCAACGCCCGGCGGGAACATCACCACCACCGAGTCCGACCGCTTCGGCAACACGGTGCGCGAGCTGACGGCCGCCAACCGGGCCATCGCCCTGGGCGTGAGCGCGAACGACCGGGCGGCCCAGGCCGACCTCGGCATCGCGCAGCTGCCCTCGGCCGAGCGCGCGAACCTGCTGTCCACCACCTCTCTCTACAACGAGACCGGCACCCGGGAGATGGAGGAGCTCGGGCCGCTGCACCGCATCGACCTGACCGCCGACCTGAAGTCCGGTACGACCACGCTGGTGTCGGCCGGCAGCTCGGTGACCGCCCGTTCCTGGACGGTCAACGAGTACGACGCGGGCCGTCCCACCGACGGGACCGCGACGGTCAAGGACCAGGTCACCAAGACCACCACAGGCGCCCAGGTGCGCGAGCACCCGAGCGTCCATGGCGAGACCCGTGCGCTGCAGAGCGTGTACGACTGGGCCAAGGGCCTGCCCACCCAGACGATCAAGGACCCCGGTGGTCTGGCGATCACCGAGACCA contains:
- a CDS encoding DNRLRE domain-containing protein → MAVTVLQGSEMVLASPLDAKAQPKQARQYATAASDIPSARVLARLSGKRVEALSERTESSTTWVNKNGSLTTELSAGPVRFKDDSEQWRDVDVELEALSDGSVQSKAHPRGLRLSGKSGTKAVSLKAAQATAATDLVTLGEGDGQITLQWRGGLPAPKLDGTRATYINAVPGADVVVEATRVGFEQFVEVKSKPAAGFSYTLPLRSKGLKVEQQKDGSLLFTDKKSKKTAVMPAPVMWDASVDKVSGEHTRRARVAMKVVKAKGGVDLVVTPDAQFLADPETKYPVTVDPSTSSLGNLFDTYVQQGETVDWSSDTELDLGNPGTTNPDGTPRTARSFITWNTAPISDALVSSAKLSLWNFHSGNTTCTAQPWEVGSAGKASTASRWTAQPAWTATKATSTETKGNPACTSAADGWINADVTTLVQEWASAKNSTSGMGLRAASETVTAQWKRVNSANNAANPPKLVVNYNYRPRTGTKQEAGPPYFSYGGAYTVNTVTPTLRDTFVDADGDKVNGTFQIFDNVTNTQVGDVIVSKYVPSGQVASVTVPAGVLTNGKTYKFRTSPYDGAHYNVGWSAWKTFTVDTAAPSAPGAISSTDYPSSAWVKGVGQAGVFNVTPPAADHNWLEWSLDGVTWTKVATGGASGAKAISLAPPKDGTHTLQVRAVDKADNKSEAVEYTFHAGPGGFVQPAEGERTARRLPLVAEADGGKYDQVSFSWRRSEADAWVKIPAGDVTSGGTAVTAWPVPLTGGKNAPLVWNTTDTVNPDGTVQIKADFTGPNSAAGSTQPLTAVVDRNASGAAAEDVGPGSVNLLTGDYTLSATDTSAFGLTVSRTASSRDPQKGGSQEGQAPIFGKEWVSGTVAEATESDYSHIRKISDTAIDVVLSEGDAIHFTANSAKSGWIPEPGSEDLTLTGSVSGSFTLTDTSGTVTEFTKPDPAVATWQVSSTLLDGLTNSTTTVVSEAVTVDGKELSRPKRVIAPTSAASAATCTATPATKGCRVVEFVYATSTTATASAFGDFTGQVKEIRMWSTEPAAAAATSKVVQSYAYDTDGRLRQEWASQISPALKTEYTYDTAGRVTGQTSAGELPWTFTYGKAGSAATAGDGMLLKASRSGLKQGTADVEEGTSATSVVYDVPLTGTKAPYAMGATNVKDWGQTDTPTDAAAVFPADAVPGAHSGDALTASDYTRADVTYMGVSGRSVNAATPGGNITTTESDRFGNTVRELTAANRAIALGVSANDRAAQADLGIAQLPSAERANLLSTTSLYNETGTREMEELGPLHRIDLTADLKSGTTTLVSAGSSVTARSWTVNEYDAGRPTDGTATVKDQVTKTTTGAQVREHPSVHGETRALQSVYDWAKGLPTQTIKDPGGLAITETTQYDAQGRVTKQQLPGATGTDAGTRVTSYWSATGTGACNGRPEWADQLCSTGPAGAITGGGTNPANLPTSTTTYDWWGNAATVTDTANGTTRTTATTYDNAGRATKVAITGGLGQAVPESTTSYDPATGLAVKVTSPTGGTITKAFDKLGRQISYTDADGGVTTTEYDLLNRPVKVSDNVPSTVTLTYDHAAEPRGLVTKTTDSIAGVFQATYDADGSVATEKLPGGYTLTQNEDTTGSATERTYTRDSDGVIVVSDTTTESVHGQVTRHAGWSDQTYGYDATGRLTTVEDTADTICTKRTYTFDNRTNRKTRNTAAGAPGTDCPTTGGTTTTHTYDSADRLVDTGYTYDNLGRTTALPGSTIGYHANDLAYQITAGTQRQTWQLDANQQRFRSFKTETGSGTTWTQTGSKTNHYDSDGDNPRWITEDTTTGALTRNVESATGNLAATTSKTGETVLQLTTIHGDIALQLPLDTAKPPVALDSDEYGNPRTGQSATRYNWLGAKQRSTETPNNLTLMGVRLYNPTTGRFLSLDPVYGGNANAYEYVHADPLNKYDLDGRAWYNPVRWVRSWRGVRRRHASADFAHSAVMFGVGFTPFRAVRAARGLSKWRTVTRSCRGRWGWARCGGGALALSEVTSTYWYGKNTLRHVNRGYANFKAQLMNSMTPYPRYRYRKWRGRF